CCACTGATGCACCATCTCATGCATCAGTGTCTGCACCACCTCGGCCCATCCGTGCCGACGAAAATGGCCTCGAGAAATCGCGATCTCCGGCCGCACATTGGGTCGGCGCGGCGTGTAGTGGCCGAGCCGCGATTTCATCCGCCGCGACACGCGAATGGGGAGGGTGCTTAGTGCGTCGTCGAACAGTTCGGCGTTCAACCGCGCGTGCTCGGCGGCCAGCCGCGCGGCCAACGGTTCGTCGTCCGCGTGCGTGCGCTCCGCACTCGCCCGTGGCGGTCGTTTGGGAAAATGCTCGGCGAATTTCAGGACGCGTTGCAGCGCCTCGTGGCGCCGCTCCACGAGGCGGCGCGGCGTCATCACGAACATCACAATCGCCGCGTGCACGTCGTCCGGTGCCTCGAGGTACCCCTCTTGCACGCGCAGCACGTGACCGGCGATGCTCAGCACCGTGCGTCGATTGCGCGTGAGTTTCAACTGGTCCACCCCACGTAGCCCGTGCGCGCGCAGTCGCTCCAGCAGTTCTTCGGCGCTCCGCGGTGGAGGCGCGTCGAGCGAGAGGGCGAGCTGCGCGGCATCGCGCGACCCGCGCAGCCGCCGAATCAGCGCGCGAAGCAGTGGGTCTCGCCCGGCGCGAACGCGCGCGCTAGAGCGTTCCACGACATCACGGTGATGTTCACGCTCGCAACATCCGACTCGATGATATTGAACGACGCCGGCCGGTGGTGCCGCACTCGCGTAGTCAGCGTGCTGGCCGTGCTCACGATCAACCGGCGATTGCCAACCATCACCTCGGCGACGCGCTCTTCGTGGTCGTGGCCGCACAGCACGAGGTCAGCACCGGTCGCGGCTGCATCGGTGATGCCCGCCGCGCGACTCGCCAGCCCCCAACGGTTCGACAAATGGCCGCGCAACAGGTTGTGGTGCAGCACCAGTACCTTGAGGTCGCTCCCAGCTGCCGCAAGCCGCGAGGCGGCACTCGCCCATTGGTGCGGCTGCACCGCACCCACCACGCTCAGGTCGCGCGGGCGGGTCGTCAGCGTGCATGGGCGAATGCCCTGCGACGAGTTGAGGCCCACAATCAGCGCGCCAGCGCACCGAAGCTCTGGTTCGAGCAGCGGACTCACGAACTGACGGTAGCGCCCGTGCATGGCGGCGGTTGCGCCGAGTCCCATCGGCGACAGCCACCATTCGGTGTCATGATTGCCGGGCACACAGAGCACCGGTGCGTGCGCACGCACTGTGTCGAGAAACGTTCGCGCCCGCACATACTCCCGCGTCCTCGTGCGCTGCGTGAGATCGCCGGACACCACCACCGCATCCCACCGCGAGGCTGCTACAATCCCCTGTAACGCCTCAACCTGCTCGGGCACGCTGGACGCGCCGAAGTGC
The genomic region above belongs to Gemmatimonadota bacterium and contains:
- a CDS encoding SprT-like domain-containing protein; the encoded protein is MERSSARVRAGRDPLLRALIRRLRGSRDAAQLALSLDAPPPRSAEELLERLRAHGLRGVDQLKLTRNRRTVLSIAGHVLRVQEGYLEAPDDVHAAIVMFVMTPRRLVERRHEALQRVLKFAEHFPKRPPRASAERTHADDEPLAARLAAEHARLNAELFDDALSTLPIRVSRRMKSRLGHYTPRRPNVRPEIAISRGHFRRHGWAEVVQTLMHEMVHQWQDENGLPVDHGVAFRRKARSVGAPASATRPLR
- a CDS encoding metallophosphoesterase, with the protein product MTRILHVSDLHFGASSVPEQVEALQGIVAASRWDAVVVSGDLTQRTRTREYVRARTFLDTVRAHAPVLCVPGNHDTEWWLSPMGLGATAAMHGRYRQFVSPLLEPELRCAGALIVGLNSSQGIRPCTLTTRPRDLSVVGAVQPHQWASAASRLAAAGSDLKVLVLHHNLLRGHLSNRWGLASRAAGITDAAATGADLVLCGHDHEERVAEVMVGNRRLIVSTASTLTTRVRHHRPASFNIIESDVASVNITVMSWNALARAFAPGETHCFAR